A stretch of Lathyrus oleraceus cultivar Zhongwan6 chromosome 6, CAAS_Psat_ZW6_1.0, whole genome shotgun sequence DNA encodes these proteins:
- the LOC127094410 gene encoding uncharacterized protein LOC127094410 produces MATVSNDRIPTNLPILDSKNYDKWEKQMRVLFGYQEVFEIVINGVTQLGGEATDIQRAIHKEEKKKDHKAIFLIHSCVDNDNFEKVGDCESAKQAWEILEKAYVGVVKAKVVRLQTYKRQFELTQMEDKEMIKEYITRITRLVNQIKSCGEMILEQNVVSKVLCSLTSRFDNIVVAIEESKDLTTLSKDELQSSLEAHEQRMVERGADKAKAEIALQTRFNEKNKRSKGKFAARGKSNFQNFGSNDSQNSKHSTSEKGESISKDSGHSNGFKKCDKSKVQCYKCRKFGHFANSCRGKSNENHNNEVKVAREEVDHEDTLLVMITEESYGITDVPGSNYSSDSLLDSSCTISEDSEKTHSDRSALVTGHDGVQGRDEWYLDSGCSTYMTG; encoded by the coding sequence ATGGCAACCGTTTCCAATGATCGAATTCCCACCAATCTCCCGATTCTTGATTCGAAGAACTATGATAAATGGGAGAAACAAATGAGGGTCTTGTTTGGTTATCAAGAGGTGTTTGAGATCGTCATCAATGGAGTTACACAATTAGGGGGAGAGGCTACCGACATTCAAAGAGCTATAcacaaagaagagaagaagaaggatcACAAAGCCATATTCTTGATTCATTCGTGTGTTGATAACGACAATTTCGAGAAGGTTGGCGATTGTGAATCGGCGAAGCAAGCATGGGAAATCTTAGAGAAAGCATATGTCGGTGTCGTCAAAGCGAAGGTTGTAAGGTTACAAACTTACAAGCGACAGTTCGAGTTAACACAAATGGAAGACAAAGAAATGATCAAAGAGTACATTACGCGCATTACCCGGTTAgttaatcaaatcaaatcttGTGGGGAAATGATTCTTGAGCAGAATGTTGTATCGAAAGTATTGTGTTCGTTAACGTCGCGTTTCGACAACATAGTTGTGGCTATTGAAGAATCAAAGGATCTAACAACTTTGAGCAAGGATGAATTGCAAAGTTCGTTAGAGGCACATGAACAAAGGATGGTTGAGAGAGGCGCAGACAAAGCCAAAGCGGAGATTGCTTTGCAAACGCGTTTCAATGAAAAGAATAAGAGGTCGAAAGGAAAATTTGCGGCGAGAGGTAAATcaaattttcagaattttggtTCAAACGATTCGCAAAATTCAAAGCATTCGACGAGTGAAAAAGGTGAAAGTATCTCCAAGGATAGTGGTCATAGCAATGGTTTTAAGAAGTGTGATAAGAGTAAGGTGCAATGCTACAAGTGTAGAAAGTTTGGACACTTTGCAAATTCGTGTCGTGGTAAATCGAATGAGAATCACAATAATGAAGTCAAGGTTGCTAGGGAAGAGGTAGATCATGAGGACACACTTCTAGTAATGATCACGGAGGAGAGTTATGGCATTACGGATGTTCCGGGCAGCAACTACAGTAGTGACAGTTTGCTGGACAGCAGCTGTACTATTTCGGAAGATAGCGAAAAAACGCATTCGGATCGAAGTGCATTGGTTACCGGTCATGATGGAGTCCAAGGGAGAGATGAGTGGTACTTGGATTCCGGTTGTTCAACATATATGACGGGTTGA
- the LOC127097453 gene encoding kinesin-like protein KIN-5C, translating to MSTRHEKEKGVNVQVLLRCRPFSEEELRANAPQVVTCNDYNREVSVSQNIAGKHFDRVFTFDKVFGPSAKQKDLYDQAVVPIVNEVLEGFNCTIFAYGQTGTGKTYTMEGDSKKAKSGPNGELPAEAGVIPRAVKQIFDTLEGQNAEYSVKVTFLELYNEEITDFLAPEEISRVSLEEKQKKQLPLMEDGKGGVLVRGLEEEIVTSASEIFTLLERGSAKRRTAETLLNKQSSRSHSLFSITIHIKEATREGEELIKCGKLNLVDLAGSENISRSGAREGRAREAGEINKSLLTLGRVISALVEHLGHIPYRDSKLTRLLRDSLGGRTKTCIIATVSPAVHCLEETLSTLDYAHRAKNIRNKPEVNQKLMKTTLIKDLYGEIERLKGEVYAAREKNGVYIPKDRYIQQENEKKAMSDQIKQMNGALDSHKKQLEDLQRKYDDQVLQCSHLSLKLVTTEKNLKQTSILLDNTEEELKKCRYILKEKDFIISEQRKAENALTHQACILRADLEKAVQDNASLFSKIGREEKLNIDNKATLNNFQVELTQQVGSLCNTVATSLSRQNEHLECVENLCHSFLDIHDKAVVDLKQKVTTLRALYISRVEAMQNAVCLHKSSSDETFQKLSSLISSNGHSVEEFLASEATKADSILDDLQTSLSSQQGELTLFASELRHRLSVNAEQIKDISECTQEFEDKLLKEAKRLENFASASDEIQMKSIAEFKKAFEEQSRSDAEKLIADMTSLVSNHICRQIDLVDTKLGDLRKNSTASKSFLDEHVSSMGDILSGSKKKWRGICTQAEKDAKDTAEFSTAKHGYMEELIQRSINTAQSASQNTKKTHEVINEIGVKHISAAMSLIRDATYCNTQHGIEINSVRVTAAKDAEKNNDETFQRLDDMSVQERDSISDVLNVVKAHVNTLETFREDHSGLATSIEEKSRDVYQQQYRDYEPCGTTPTRCELEVPSKGTIESLQSLPMEALIEEFRENNSYESLDIKELKPSQIPRSPLSQVNTGKGRTGHS from the exons ATGTCTACTCGTCATGAGAAAGAAAAAGGCGTCAACGTTCAAGTCCTACTTCGTTGCAG ACCTTTCAGTGAAGAGGAATTGCGTGCCAATGCTCCTCAAGTTGTAACTTGCAACGACTACAATCGAGAAGTGTCTGTTTCCCAGAACATTGCTGGCAAGCATTTTGACCGAGTTTTCACTTTCGATAAG GTCTTTGGTCCTTCCGCAAAGCAAAAAGATCTTTATGATCAAGCTGTAGTTCCAATAGTAAATGAAGTTTTAGAGGGCTTTAATTGCACTATATTTGCCTATGGTCAGACTGGTACAGGGAAGACATACACAATGGAAGGTGATTCCAAAAAGGCAAAG AGTGGGCCTAATGGAGAGTTGCCTGCAGAAGCAGGAGTCATACCTCGGGCTGTTAAGCAGATTTTTGATACTCTTGAAGGCCAGAATGCTGAGTATAGTGTGAAGGTTACTTTTTTAGAATTGTATAATGAGGAAATCACTGATTTTCTTGCCCCGGAGGAAATTTCAAGAGTTTCTTTAGAGGAGAAGCAAAAAAAACAGCTTCCTCTTATGGAGGATGGTAAAGGCGGTGTTCTTGTAAGGGGTCTTGAAGAAGAAATTGTAACAAGTGCAAGTGAGATTTTTACACTACTGGAAAGGGGGTCTGCCAAACGGCGTACTGCAGAGACTTTATTGAACAAACAATCAAGTCGGTCACATTCCTTGTTTTCTATTACAATCCACATCAAGGAAGCAACCCGAGAAGGTGAAGAACTTATAAAATGCGGGAAACTGAATTTGGTTGATCTAGCCGGTTCGGAAAATATCTCCCGTTCTGGTGCTAGAGAG GGTCGTGCAAGGGAAGCGGGAGAAATCAATAAAAGCTTACTTACTTTAGGGCGTGTGATCTCTGCACTTGTGGAGCACCTTGGCCATATCCCTTATAG GGATAGCAAGTTGACACGTTTATTGCGCGATTCACTTGGCGGAAGGACAAAAACATGTATCATAGCGACTGTCTCTCCTGCAGTTCATTGCTTAGAGGAGACCTTGAGCACATTGGATTATGCACACAGGGCGAAGAACATAAGAAATAAGCCCGAG GTTAACCAAAAACTGATGAAAACAACTCTAATCAAGGATCTCTATGGTGAAATCGAACGCCTTAAGGGAG AGGTTTATGCTGCTCGTGAGAAAAATGGCGTCTACATACCAAAAGACAGATACATTCAGCAGGAGAATGAAAAGAAG GCCATGTCAGATCAGATCAAGCAGATGAATGGTGCATTAGACAGTCATAAGAAG CAACTTGAGGATTTGCAAAGAAAATACGATGATCAAGTTTTGCAGTGCTCGCATTTGAGCTTAAAACTCGTTACCACTGAG AAAAACTTGAAGCAGACCAGCATATTGCTTGATAACACAGAGGAAGAATTAAAGAAATGTCGGTATATTCTGAAAGAAAAAGATTTTATCATTTCTGAGCAGAGGAAAGCAG AAAATGCTCTTACTCATCAAGCATGCATTTTACGAGCTGATTTGGAGAAAGCTGTTCAAGATAACGCTTCATTGTTTTCGAAAATTG GTAGAGAAGAAAAATTGAACATAGATAACAAAGCTACGTTGAATAATTTTCAAGTGGAGCTGACCCAGCAAGTTGGTTCTCTTTGTAATACTGTGGCAACATCATTGTCTCGACAGAACGAGCACCTTGAATGTGTGGAGAACCTTTGTCATTCATTTTTGGACATTCATGATAAG GCAGTTGTTGATTTGAAACAAAAAGTTACAACTCTAAGGGCTTTGTATATATCTCGTGTCGAAGCGATGCAAAATGCTGTGTGTTTGCATAAGTCGAGTTCTGATGAAACCTTTCAGAAACTATCATCTCTTATTTCTTCCAATGGTCACTCTGTTGAAGAA TTTCTTGCATCCGAGGCCACCAAAGCAGATTCAATACTTGATGATCTTCAGACTTCTCTTTCATCTCAGCAAGGCGAATTGACACTTTTTGCAAGTGAACTACGCCAT AGATTAAGTGTCAATGCCGAGCAAATAAAGGATATATCCGAATGCACTCAGGAATTTGAAGATAAGCTTTTAAAAGAAGCAAAAAGGCTTGAAAACTTTGCGTCTGCATCTGATGAAATACAAATGAAGAGTATCGCCGAGTTTAAAAAAGCTTTTGAG GAGCAATCAAGATCTGATGCAGAGAAACTTATAGCTGATATGACTAGTCTAGTATCAAATCACATTTGTCGTCAAATTGATCTG GTAGATACAAAGCTCGGGGATCTTAGAAAAAATAGCACTGCTAGCAAGTCATTTTTGGATGAACATGTATCATCAATGGGAGATATTCTGTCCGGTTCAAAGAAAAAGTGGCGGGGCATATGCACACAAGCGGAAAAAGATGCAAAGGACACCGCAGAATTTTCTACAGCTAAACATGGTTATATGGAGGAGCTCATACAACGAAG TATCAATACTGCTCAATCAGCTTCCCAAAATACAAAAAAGACACACGAAGTTATAAATGAGATCGGAGTCAAACATATTTCGGCAGCAATGTCACTTATCAG GGATGCTACCTACTGCAACACGCAACACGGTATTGAGATTAATTCTGTTCGGGTTACAGCTGCTAAAGATGCGGAAAAGAACAATGATGAGACCTTTCAACGGTTGGATG ACATGTCTGTACAAGAGCGGGATTCCATATCCGATGTTTTGAATGTTGTCAAAGCGCACGTGAACACACTCGAGACCTTTAGAGAGGATCACTCTGGCCTAGCAACTTCAATCGAAGAAAAGTCGCGCGATGTTTATCAGCAGCAGTATAGA GACTATGAGCCATGTGGGACCACCCCAACAAGATGTGAACTTGAAGTTCCAAGTAAGGGGACAATAGAGTCTCTTCAATCCTTACCAATGGAAGCCCTTATCGAGGAATTTCGGGAAAACAATTCATATGAATCACTTGATATAAAGGAGTTGAAACCGTCGCAAATACCTCGTTCTCCCCTTAGTCAAGTAAATACAGGCAAAGGGAGAACGGGACATTCGTAA